A DNA window from Cryptosporangium phraense contains the following coding sequences:
- a CDS encoding DinB family protein, with protein MEWNRVLREQWEYLWNQQVRARLHGLTDDEYFWSPAPNPWTVRPHRDGSFAMDFTYPPPEPAPFTTIAWRLNHVIFGVLAMRNTWHFGAPATSWETWEFAGRAATALQQLDEQVDVWLAGVRSLGEDGLAAPVGDKEPYPDSPMATLILHVQRELIHHLSEVSLLRDLYLHTNGARP; from the coding sequence ATGGAATGGAACCGCGTCCTGCGCGAGCAGTGGGAATACCTGTGGAACCAGCAGGTCCGGGCCCGGCTGCACGGGCTGACCGACGACGAATACTTCTGGTCACCGGCACCGAACCCGTGGACGGTCCGACCTCATCGCGACGGAAGTTTCGCAATGGACTTCACGTACCCGCCGCCGGAGCCGGCCCCGTTCACGACGATCGCCTGGCGGCTCAACCACGTCATCTTCGGCGTGCTCGCGATGCGGAACACGTGGCACTTCGGCGCGCCCGCCACGTCGTGGGAGACCTGGGAGTTCGCCGGTCGCGCGGCGACCGCGCTGCAGCAGCTCGACGAGCAGGTCGACGTCTGGCTGGCCGGCGTCCGGTCGCTCGGCGAGGACGGCCTGGCGGCACCGGTCGGAGACAAGGAGCCGTATCCGGACTCGCCCATGGCCACGCTGATCCTGCACGTCCAGCGCGAGCTGATCCATCACCTGTCCGAGGTCAGCCTGCTGCGCGACCTGTACCTGCACACGAACGGAGCGCGCCCATGA
- a CDS encoding MerR family transcriptional regulator, with amino-acid sequence MRGQRPRRTLHHFDVVGVLRPTERSAGGHRLYTADDARRLYRVLVLRYLGLSLADVARSLDAAPEELGVIIRRQRAAIERDLASLRDQLTGLNQALRDSRDPGIDELFAAMEAMMKSSYFTPEQLAAARARHGEADFDDWQDRCRRLVAALRPHVEAGTDPADPEVQRLAGRWRDVVDEMTAGGRGMRSAMYARMDGQGAERATRGLVDPESWAYLKRAFAVGF; translated from the coding sequence GTGAGGGGTCAGCGTCCGCGTCGGACCCTGCACCATTTCGACGTCGTCGGGGTTCTCCGGCCGACCGAACGGTCGGCCGGAGGCCACCGTCTCTACACGGCGGACGACGCCCGCCGGCTGTACCGGGTGCTCGTGCTGCGGTACCTCGGTTTGTCGTTGGCGGACGTCGCCCGGTCGCTGGACGCGGCCCCGGAGGAACTGGGGGTGATCATCCGGCGGCAGCGGGCCGCGATCGAGCGGGACCTGGCCTCGCTCCGCGACCAGCTCACCGGCCTCAACCAAGCACTACGCGACTCCCGCGACCCAGGGATCGACGAGTTGTTCGCGGCGATGGAGGCCATGATGAAATCGAGTTATTTCACACCCGAGCAGCTGGCGGCGGCCCGGGCGCGGCACGGCGAGGCGGATTTCGACGACTGGCAGGATCGCTGCCGTCGGTTGGTCGCGGCGCTGCGGCCGCACGTGGAGGCGGGAACCGACCCGGCCGACCCGGAGGTGCAGCGGCTGGCCGGGCGCTGGCGGGACGTCGTCGACGAGATGACCGCGGGCGGCCGCGGGATGCGCTCGGCGATGTATGCCCGGATGGACGGACAGGGCGCCGAGCGGGCCACCCGCGGTCTGGTCGACCCGGAGTCCTGGGCCTACCTCAAGCGCGCGTTCGCGGTCGGGTTCTAA
- a CDS encoding CPBP family intramembrane glutamic endopeptidase encodes MKRLILLLVGFGAVMAVVGSLTSALAGTGVGSLVVGVGGAIGALWLYRRVIGRLEQRPVTEVAWTGRGLLTGSLLGLGLFTVTFALIAMFGGVESLGWGSFVAFLAAVGINVGAAVTEEIVFRAVLFRIVQERWGTRVALAVSAVLFGLLHLVNKGATVWGAIAIAIEAGLMLGAAYALTRNLWFPIGLHFGWNMAEGGLFGTTVSGSTNHGGLLHSVLDGPAALTGGSFGPEASVFAILACGIPAVLFLRIARRRALAPA; translated from the coding sequence ATGAAGCGGCTGATTCTTCTACTCGTCGGGTTCGGCGCCGTGATGGCGGTCGTCGGGAGCCTGACCAGCGCGCTGGCCGGTACCGGCGTCGGTTCGCTGGTGGTCGGCGTCGGTGGGGCGATCGGCGCGCTGTGGCTCTACCGGCGGGTGATCGGGCGGCTCGAGCAGCGTCCGGTGACCGAGGTGGCCTGGACCGGGCGGGGCCTGCTGACCGGGTCGCTGTTGGGGCTCGGGCTGTTCACGGTGACGTTCGCGCTGATCGCGATGTTCGGCGGGGTCGAGAGCCTCGGGTGGGGATCGTTCGTCGCGTTCCTGGCCGCGGTCGGGATCAACGTCGGGGCCGCGGTGACCGAGGAGATCGTGTTCCGGGCGGTGCTGTTCCGGATCGTGCAGGAGCGTTGGGGGACGCGGGTCGCGCTGGCCGTCTCGGCGGTGCTGTTCGGTCTGCTGCACTTGGTGAACAAGGGCGCGACGGTCTGGGGCGCGATCGCGATCGCCATCGAGGCCGGTCTGATGCTCGGGGCTGCGTACGCGCTGACCCGGAACCTGTGGTTCCCGATCGGGCTGCACTTCGGGTGGAACATGGCCGAGGGTGGGCTGTTCGGTACGACGGTGTCGGGTTCGACCAACCACGGTGGGCTGCTGCACTCGGTGTTGGACGGGCCGGCCGCGCTGACCGGTGGTTCGTTCGGGCCGGAGGCCAGCGTGTTCGCGATCCTGGCCTGTGGGATCCCGGCGGTGCTGTTTCTTCGGATCGCGCGCCGGCGCGCCCTTGCGCCCGCGTAG
- a CDS encoding nuclear transport factor 2 family protein has protein sequence MSDLIERYLAVWNEADPEARRAKLAQDWAEDVTLVDPLVDVQGRDAIDATIAGVREQFDGLVFTPVGTVDAHHGVARFRWGLGPAGAEPLAIGFDVVTLDAEGRIKTVVGFFDKLPAT, from the coding sequence ATGTCCGACCTGATCGAGCGTTACCTGGCCGTCTGGAACGAGGCCGACCCGGAGGCCCGCCGGGCCAAGCTCGCCCAAGACTGGGCCGAGGACGTCACGCTCGTCGATCCGCTCGTCGACGTGCAGGGCCGGGACGCGATCGACGCGACGATCGCCGGCGTCCGCGAGCAGTTCGACGGGCTCGTGTTCACCCCGGTCGGCACCGTCGACGCCCACCACGGCGTCGCCCGGTTCCGCTGGGGCCTCGGCCCGGCCGGCGCCGAGCCGCTGGCGATCGGTTTCGACGTCGTCACGCTGGACGCCGAGGGCCGCATCAAGACCGTCGTCGGCTTCTTCGACAAGCTGCCCGCAACTTAG
- a CDS encoding helix-turn-helix transcriptional regulator produces the protein MPAIVETMDTTERVLALLGLLQQRQVWSGPELAERLGVTSRTVRRDVERLRTLGYPVHAGQGVGGGYRLGPGQDLPPLLLDDEEAIATAVSLLISAGSGDATLRALTKLDRVLPARLRREVRALSGSVESFGGGRARIDPDVLMTLARACRDEVEVGFDYPSADVLRRRVEPYRLVASDRRWYLLAYDVDRDGWRSFRVDRMTDVAARTWHFRPRPAPPDAAAFVQEGVASRVYPRQARFLVHAPAETVRAQVSASAAVVRPHASGGCEVVSGGADLDSVLLHVLLLGHDFDVLDPPDLRVRARELAEKLRSAASER, from the coding sequence ATGCCTGCGATCGTGGAAACCATGGACACCACCGAGCGTGTGCTGGCGCTGCTCGGCCTGTTGCAGCAGCGGCAGGTCTGGAGCGGGCCCGAACTCGCCGAGCGGCTCGGGGTCACCTCCCGGACGGTCCGCCGGGACGTCGAGCGGTTGCGCACGCTCGGGTACCCGGTCCACGCCGGCCAGGGTGTCGGTGGCGGCTACCGGCTCGGCCCCGGCCAGGACCTGCCTCCGCTGCTGCTGGACGACGAGGAAGCGATCGCGACCGCGGTCTCGCTGCTGATCAGCGCCGGCTCCGGCGACGCCACGCTGCGGGCGCTGACCAAGCTCGACCGGGTGCTGCCGGCCCGGCTGCGCCGTGAGGTGCGGGCGCTCTCCGGCTCGGTCGAGTCGTTCGGCGGCGGCCGGGCGCGCATCGACCCGGACGTCCTGATGACGCTGGCCCGGGCCTGCCGGGACGAGGTCGAGGTGGGTTTCGACTACCCGTCCGCGGACGTGCTCCGCCGCCGGGTGGAGCCGTACCGGCTCGTCGCCTCCGACCGGCGGTGGTACCTGTTGGCCTACGACGTCGATCGGGACGGCTGGCGCAGCTTCCGCGTCGACCGGATGACCGACGTCGCCGCCCGGACCTGGCACTTCCGCCCCCGGCCGGCCCCGCCCGACGCGGCGGCGTTCGTCCAGGAGGGCGTGGCCAGCCGGGTCTACCCGCGCCAGGCCCGGTTCCTCGTGCACGCGCCGGCCGAGACCGTCCGCGCGCAGGTCTCGGCGTCGGCCGCGGTGGTCCGTCCGCATGCGAGCGGGGGGTGCGAGGTGGTCAGCGGGGGCGCCGACCTCGACTCGGTGTTGCTGCACGTGCTCCTGCTCGGCCACGACTTCGACGTGCTCGACCCGCCCGACCTGCGCGTCCGAGCCCGGGAGCTCGCCGAGAAGCTAAGGTCAGCCGCATCCGAGAGGTAG
- a CDS encoding alpha/beta hydrolase, producing the protein MLKRIVAILALTATTTALATACDSEDAAAKSTLAWKACPAQAQGAPPRDPGQQCAEIEVPLDYRHPTQKITVTISKISTAKPDRRRGVLLLNPGGPALPGLDMPSEIKSTLPADVLDRYDLVGFDPRGVGHSTPQSCGLPDPNPLGLFPYPAVDGSTAGNVEYARTVADKCGKQKNLKYFTTANTARDLDRIRQALGEKKISYWGQSYGTYLGTVYASLFEKNTDRVILEGNVDPTKVWSEQVALWGKGMTDRFADAAEVAIARKAGLGSTVPEVTKSYLALVDRLDRTPAAVPGSPVKVDGRTVRNLTYGLLLRNENLPVLVQLWRAAADLADGTLSDADNAVLHQAFADQPPTPGVPADNQSTMFAALTCGDAPWPTDLDEYARKTAADRAAYPLTAGMPANVWPCTFWTDQPIEAPVTVNDDGPRNVLILQNRRDNATPWEGAIGLRNALGRRAGFVGVDNGGHYVYGVGSKCADRATVAFLTHGTLPGRDLSC; encoded by the coding sequence ATGTTGAAGCGAATAGTCGCCATTCTCGCGCTCACGGCCACGACCACCGCACTGGCCACGGCCTGCGATTCCGAAGACGCAGCGGCGAAAAGCACGCTCGCCTGGAAAGCCTGTCCGGCACAGGCCCAGGGTGCTCCGCCCCGCGATCCCGGCCAGCAATGCGCCGAGATCGAGGTCCCGCTCGACTACCGGCACCCCACCCAGAAAATCACGGTCACGATCTCGAAGATCTCCACCGCGAAGCCGGACCGGCGCCGGGGCGTCCTTTTACTCAACCCTGGTGGACCGGCCCTTCCCGGCCTCGACATGCCCAGCGAGATCAAGTCCACGCTCCCCGCCGACGTGCTCGACCGCTACGACCTGGTCGGATTCGACCCGCGGGGCGTCGGCCACAGCACCCCGCAGAGCTGCGGTCTGCCCGACCCGAACCCGCTCGGCCTGTTCCCCTACCCGGCGGTCGACGGCTCGACCGCGGGCAACGTCGAATACGCCCGCACGGTCGCCGACAAATGCGGAAAACAAAAGAACCTGAAATACTTCACGACCGCGAACACGGCCCGGGACCTCGACCGAATTCGCCAGGCCCTCGGGGAGAAGAAGATCTCGTACTGGGGCCAGTCCTACGGCACCTACCTCGGCACGGTCTACGCCAGCCTCTTCGAGAAGAACACCGACCGGGTGATTCTCGAAGGAAACGTCGACCCGACCAAAGTCTGGTCCGAGCAGGTCGCTCTCTGGGGTAAGGGAATGACCGATCGATTCGCCGACGCGGCCGAGGTCGCGATCGCCCGGAAGGCGGGGCTCGGCTCGACGGTCCCCGAGGTGACGAAGTCCTACCTCGCGCTCGTCGACCGGCTCGACCGCACGCCCGCCGCCGTTCCCGGCTCCCCGGTCAAGGTCGACGGCCGGACCGTCCGCAACCTCACCTACGGCCTGCTGCTGCGGAACGAGAACCTCCCGGTGCTGGTCCAGCTCTGGCGCGCCGCCGCCGATCTGGCCGACGGCACCCTCTCCGACGCCGACAACGCCGTCCTCCACCAGGCCTTCGCCGACCAGCCCCCGACGCCCGGCGTGCCGGCCGACAACCAGTCGACGATGTTCGCGGCCCTCACCTGCGGCGACGCCCCCTGGCCGACCGACCTCGACGAGTACGCGAGGAAGACCGCAGCGGACCGCGCCGCCTACCCGCTCACCGCCGGGATGCCGGCCAACGTCTGGCCGTGCACGTTCTGGACGGACCAGCCGATCGAGGCGCCGGTCACGGTCAACGACGACGGCCCGCGCAACGTCCTGATCCTGCAGAACCGGCGCGACAACGCGACGCCGTGGGAGGGCGCGATCGGCCTGAGGAATGCGCTCGGACGCCGGGCCGGGTTCGTCGGGGTCGACAACGGTGGCCACTACGTCTACGGCGTCGGCTCGAAGTGCGCCGACCGGGCCACGGTCGCCTTCCTCACCCACGGCACCCTCCCCGGCCGGGACCTCAGCTGCTGA
- a CDS encoding pyridoxal phosphate-dependent aminotransferase has product MTSPMASLIDASVRYDLAESTCPPLTTDELGPLPALSLGYGTTRGPESLRALIAAETGVSADQVLVTAGAQQALSLVASLLSPGDGVVLLTPCFPPARSVPEAIGARVDVVPLSFDDGYRMPLDRVASALRPDTRLVSLASPQNPSGVRFTEEELGGLLAAVSDRAPEAVVLVDETYRSSSYSDASPARSAAGLSPRVVTCSSLSKAHGAPGLRTGWLTAPDADLYVRLQEAKFRSTVASSTVDSFLAEQVLRRQASILATRASRLRAALDVVVRWAAGQPVEIVVPDGGALCCLRIDRVGEFYSRLTALDTRVAPGSWFGDDDRVFRVGFGHLPIEDLVEALDRVGLAISS; this is encoded by the coding sequence ATGACCAGCCCGATGGCCTCGCTGATCGACGCGTCCGTGCGGTACGACCTGGCCGAGAGCACGTGTCCGCCGCTGACCACCGACGAACTCGGCCCGCTGCCTGCGCTGTCGCTCGGGTACGGGACCACCCGGGGCCCCGAGTCGCTGCGGGCATTGATCGCGGCCGAGACCGGGGTGTCGGCCGATCAGGTGCTGGTCACGGCGGGGGCGCAGCAGGCGTTGTCGCTGGTGGCGTCCCTGCTGTCCCCCGGTGACGGGGTGGTGCTGCTGACCCCGTGTTTCCCGCCCGCGCGGTCGGTTCCGGAGGCGATCGGCGCGCGGGTCGACGTCGTGCCGCTCTCGTTCGACGACGGCTACCGGATGCCGCTCGACCGGGTGGCCTCGGCGCTGCGGCCGGACACCCGCCTGGTGTCGCTGGCCTCCCCGCAGAACCCGTCCGGCGTCCGGTTCACCGAGGAGGAACTCGGCGGCCTGCTCGCCGCGGTCTCCGACCGCGCCCCGGAAGCGGTGGTGCTGGTCGACGAGACGTACCGCTCTTCTTCTTATTCGGACGCTTCGCCGGCTCGATCCGCGGCCGGGCTCTCGCCGCGCGTGGTGACGTGCTCGTCGCTCTCGAAGGCGCACGGAGCACCCGGCCTGCGGACCGGCTGGCTGACGGCTCCCGACGCCGACCTGTACGTGCGCCTGCAGGAGGCGAAGTTCAGGTCGACGGTCGCGTCCTCGACCGTGGATTCGTTCCTGGCCGAGCAGGTGCTGCGCAGGCAGGCGTCGATCCTGGCGACGCGGGCGTCGCGGCTGCGTGCCGCACTCGACGTGGTGGTGAGGTGGGCGGCCGGGCAGCCGGTGGAGATCGTGGTGCCGGACGGCGGAGCGCTGTGTTGCCTGCGGATCGACCGGGTCGGCGAGTTCTATTCGCGGCTGACCGCGCTCGACACCCGGGTCGCGCCGGGCTCCTGGTTCGGCGACGACGACCGGGTGTTCCGGGTGGGCTTCGGACACCTGCCGATCGAGGACCTCGTCGAGGCCCTCGATCGGGTCGGTCTGGCGATCAGCAGCTGA
- a CDS encoding MFS transporter, which produces MTATTVERTDGRAAVAVFLLNGLTMSTYIVRLPALKHDLGLGDATVGAIGVVFALSALAAMQGVGGLVRRFGTAAVLRVSLAGLPVLLAATGLSGNVITLAVAVAALGAVHGTTDTAMNAHAVAVERRTGPLLNRCHAAWSISTVTASLASAGAARLDLGTGVFVVSVSGALLVAGLALGRGLRAPGAAPRLPDSREPARWTRPLVLLGVTGTVLMVCEGAALGWGVLLVRDAKGATLGVATLAVTAYTAAQTAARLLGDRLTTRVQAPTIFRAGLALAALGFGASALAPGPWFAVAAFTVMGLGMAFPLPLAFSAVGTLAGDEVAPAMARFTTFTYGGILLGPALVGGVAEFTGLPAVVATLAAVLVSVNLAYRLPS; this is translated from the coding sequence ATGACGGCCACGACGGTCGAACGCACTGACGGACGGGCCGCGGTCGCGGTCTTCCTGCTCAACGGTCTGACGATGTCGACGTACATCGTCCGGCTGCCCGCCCTGAAACACGATCTCGGCCTGGGGGACGCCACGGTCGGCGCGATCGGCGTCGTCTTCGCGCTCTCGGCACTGGCCGCGATGCAGGGCGTCGGCGGGCTCGTCCGCCGCTTCGGCACCGCGGCCGTACTCCGGGTGTCGCTGGCCGGCCTGCCGGTGCTGCTGGCCGCCACCGGACTGAGCGGCAACGTCATCACGCTGGCCGTCGCGGTGGCCGCCCTGGGCGCGGTCCACGGCACCACCGACACCGCGATGAACGCTCACGCGGTCGCCGTCGAGCGCCGAACCGGCCCGCTGCTCAACCGCTGCCATGCGGCCTGGAGCATCAGCACGGTCACCGCGTCGCTGGCCTCGGCGGGCGCGGCCCGCCTGGACCTGGGCACCGGCGTCTTCGTCGTCTCGGTCAGCGGGGCTCTGCTGGTGGCGGGTCTCGCGCTGGGCCGCGGGCTCCGCGCGCCCGGGGCTGCCCCGCGTTTGCCGGATTCCAGGGAGCCGGCCCGGTGGACGCGTCCGCTCGTGCTCCTCGGCGTGACCGGCACCGTCCTGATGGTGTGCGAGGGCGCCGCCCTCGGGTGGGGCGTCCTGCTCGTCCGGGACGCCAAGGGCGCCACGCTCGGCGTCGCCACGCTCGCGGTCACCGCGTACACCGCCGCCCAGACCGCGGCCCGCCTGCTCGGCGACCGCCTCACCACCCGGGTCCAGGCCCCGACTATCTTCCGCGCCGGTCTGGCGCTGGCCGCCCTCGGCTTCGGCGCGTCCGCGCTGGCCCCGGGGCCGTGGTTCGCGGTGGCCGCGTTCACCGTGATGGGGCTGGGCATGGCGTTTCCGCTGCCGCTGGCGTTCAGCGCCGTCGGAACGCTCGCCGGCGACGAGGTGGCTCCGGCCATGGCCCGCTTCACCACGTTCACCTACGGCGGCATCCTGCTGGGCCCCGCGCTGGTCGGCGGCGTCGCCGAATTCACCGGCCTCCCGGCGGTCGTCGCCACCCTCGCCGCCGTCCTGGTGTCGGTCAACCTCGCCTACCGATTGCCCTCCTGA
- a CDS encoding VOC family protein, protein MTRDFQVTFDAHDPAAQSRFWAEALGYAIPGPPGVVLPEGADPLAAWDEFLARIGVPVEQRNSRSAIEDPEGSRPRVFFQQVPEHKVVKNRVHLDVRAATGLGGDERMAALEAECDRLVALGAKRLTRYEPAPPLDAGHIVMADPEGNEFCLD, encoded by the coding sequence ATGACCCGCGATTTCCAGGTCACGTTCGACGCCCACGACCCGGCGGCGCAGTCGCGGTTCTGGGCCGAGGCCCTCGGGTACGCGATCCCCGGTCCACCCGGGGTGGTGCTCCCGGAGGGCGCCGATCCGCTGGCCGCGTGGGACGAGTTCCTGGCCCGGATCGGGGTGCCGGTCGAGCAGCGGAACTCGCGGTCGGCGATCGAGGACCCGGAGGGGTCTCGTCCGCGGGTGTTCTTCCAGCAGGTGCCGGAACACAAGGTCGTCAAGAACCGGGTGCACCTCGACGTGCGCGCGGCGACCGGCCTCGGGGGTGACGAGCGGATGGCGGCGCTCGAGGCCGAGTGCGATCGGTTGGTCGCGCTCGGCGCGAAGCGCCTGACCCGCTACGAGCCGGCACCCCCGCTGGACGCCGGCCACATCGTGATGGCCGACCCGGAAGGCAACGAGTTCTGCCTCGACTGA
- a CDS encoding helix-turn-helix domain-containing protein produces MTTTEPAVGQLLREWRERRRLSQLELSSQAAISTRHLSFVETGRSRPTPEMLMKITEHLDVPLRERNQILLAGGYAPRYPQHGLDEPELANVRAALRAVLTGHEPHPAVLINRWWELLEANDAITFLMTDVDPALLEPPVNVLRLSLHPDGLAPRIANLGQWRAHLLGQVRRRAVQTGDAKLAALHEELVAYPGGTGPALAPTDVVLPLRLRHEGGELSFFSIAATVETAADVTVDELVIESFFPADAGTAERLRELVGG; encoded by the coding sequence GTGACTACGACGGAACCCGCGGTCGGGCAGCTGCTCCGGGAATGGCGGGAGCGGCGTCGGTTGAGCCAGCTCGAACTCTCGTCGCAAGCAGCGATCTCGACCCGGCACCTGAGCTTCGTCGAGACCGGCCGCTCGCGCCCGACCCCGGAGATGCTCATGAAGATCACCGAGCACCTGGACGTGCCGCTGCGCGAGCGCAATCAGATCCTGCTCGCCGGCGGCTACGCACCCCGCTACCCGCAGCACGGTCTCGACGAGCCCGAGCTGGCCAACGTCCGGGCCGCGCTGCGGGCGGTGCTCACCGGTCACGAGCCGCACCCGGCCGTGCTGATCAACCGCTGGTGGGAGCTGCTCGAGGCGAACGACGCGATCACGTTCCTGATGACCGACGTCGACCCGGCGCTGTTGGAGCCGCCGGTGAACGTCCTCCGGCTCTCGCTGCACCCGGACGGGCTCGCGCCGCGGATCGCCAACCTCGGCCAGTGGCGCGCGCACCTGCTCGGGCAGGTCCGCCGCCGGGCCGTGCAGACCGGCGACGCCAAGCTGGCCGCACTGCACGAGGAGCTGGTCGCCTACCCGGGCGGAACCGGCCCGGCCCTGGCCCCCACCGACGTCGTGCTCCCGCTGCGGTTGCGTCACGAGGGCGGCGAGCTCTCGTTCTTCTCGATCGCCGCGACCGTCGAGACCGCCGCCGACGTCACCGTGGACGAGCTGGTGATCGAGTCGTTCTTCCCGGCCGACGCCGGCACGGCCGAGCGTCTGCGTGAGCTGGTCGGAGGATGA
- a CDS encoding ATP-binding protein, with translation MQFTETLLDSMQAGVIACDATGRIVVVNRALRELHELPASWPDGDLHDATTALLDRLRHPSGAAIHPDDTPLRLALDGRPTHLADVRLMNPGRPTKYVDLDARPVRAADGSHAGAVATIQDVTAERRAAQVSRCELQVARVLAHAPTLEAAGPALVATIAEALGCSHVGLWMVDGIADTLLPAGQWTASAFPTDVMPDRIVRGTGTTGTAWQTGEPVWIPDLKRPPDHLAGLLDAEHERAAALGIRSILAVPLPGTPDPLGVLTCVYDQPQTDDALVDALATAVATQIGYFVAHRRERDLTRDLDRSRNNYVDLVGHELRTPITAIATYAELLAMSAETWPDDDRALLEVIARNTARVRALIEYLLDLSTIENGELSLLPERLDFAEVVEGAAGALESPSNIEVTVDAHTAELQGDRHRLRQVVDHLLSNAVKFSPDGGGIEIRLRTDHTVAILEITDGGLGVPVDERERVFDAFYRGSDVQHSGIPGAGLGLSLARTLTSAHGGTVTLDGGEPHGTRVTVRLPLGCG, from the coding sequence ATGCAGTTCACCGAGACGCTCCTCGACAGCATGCAGGCCGGCGTCATCGCCTGCGATGCGACCGGGCGGATCGTCGTCGTCAACCGCGCTCTGCGCGAACTGCACGAGCTGCCCGCGAGCTGGCCCGACGGCGATCTCCACGACGCCACGACGGCCCTGCTGGACCGGCTGAGGCACCCGTCGGGTGCGGCCATCCATCCGGACGACACCCCGCTGCGCCTCGCGCTCGACGGCCGGCCCACCCACCTGGCCGACGTCCGGCTGATGAACCCCGGCCGCCCGACGAAATACGTCGACCTCGACGCCCGGCCGGTCCGAGCCGCCGACGGCTCCCACGCCGGTGCGGTCGCGACGATCCAGGACGTCACCGCCGAACGGAGAGCGGCGCAGGTCAGCCGGTGCGAGCTGCAGGTCGCCCGGGTGCTCGCGCACGCGCCGACGCTGGAGGCGGCCGGCCCGGCGCTGGTGGCCACGATCGCCGAAGCGCTCGGCTGCTCCCACGTCGGACTGTGGATGGTCGACGGGATCGCGGACACGCTCCTCCCGGCCGGACAGTGGACGGCGTCGGCCTTCCCGACCGACGTGATGCCGGACCGGATCGTCCGCGGAACCGGGACCACCGGGACCGCCTGGCAGACCGGGGAACCGGTCTGGATCCCGGACCTGAAGCGGCCTCCCGACCACCTGGCCGGGCTGCTCGACGCGGAGCACGAGCGAGCGGCCGCCCTCGGCATCCGATCGATCCTGGCCGTGCCGCTGCCGGGCACGCCGGATCCGTTGGGCGTGCTGACCTGCGTCTACGACCAGCCCCAGACCGACGACGCGTTGGTCGACGCGCTCGCGACCGCGGTCGCCACCCAGATCGGGTACTTCGTCGCGCACCGCCGGGAACGTGACCTCACCCGCGATCTCGACCGCAGCCGGAACAACTACGTCGACCTGGTCGGCCACGAGCTGCGCACGCCGATCACCGCGATCGCGACCTACGCCGAGCTGCTCGCGATGAGCGCGGAAACCTGGCCGGACGACGACCGGGCCCTGCTCGAGGTGATCGCCCGCAACACCGCCCGGGTCCGCGCGCTGATCGAGTACCTGCTGGACCTGAGCACGATCGAGAACGGCGAGCTGAGCCTGCTGCCCGAGCGGCTCGACTTCGCCGAGGTCGTCGAGGGCGCGGCGGGCGCGCTCGAGTCACCGTCGAACATCGAGGTCACGGTCGACGCGCACACGGCCGAGCTGCAGGGCGACCGGCACCGGCTGCGCCAGGTCGTCGATCACCTGCTCTCGAACGCGGTCAAGTTCAGCCCGGACGGCGGGGGGATCGAGATCCGCCTGCGCACCGACCACACGGTCGCGATCCTGGAGATCACCGACGGCGGCCTCGGCGTCCCGGTCGACGAGCGCGAACGCGTCTTCGACGCGTTCTACCGGGGCTCGGACGTCCAGCACTCGGGGATCCCGGGGGCCGGGCTCGGGCTCAGCCTCGCGCGGACGCTCACCTCCGCGCACGGAGGCACGGTGACTCTCGACGGCGGGGAGCCCCACGGAACCCGGGTGACCGTTCGCCTACCTCTCGGATGCGGCTGA